From a region of the Flavobacterium branchiarum genome:
- a CDS encoding bifunctional GNAT family N-acetyltransferase/carbon-nitrogen hydrolase family protein, with protein MQAKINKVELRNLELEDYKQLKNSMVESYPAMVDSYWRIEHIEKLLDVFPEGQLVILVDGIVVGSALSLIVDEKLVDKKHNYLQIVGNYTFSTHNKNGEILYGIDVFIHPNYRGLRLGRRLYDARKELCEQLNLKAIVFAGRIPNYAQHAKKLSPKNYIDKVKHKELHDPVLSFQLSNDFHVIRIMKNYLEGDEDSMEFAVLLEWNNVYYDESPKLINLDKSIIRLGLIQWQMRQLNNVEALFEQSEFFIDVVSGYGSDFALFPELFIAPLMADYNHLSEAEAIRELARYSEPIRKRFQEFAISYNINIITGSMPYLENGNLYNVGFLCKRDGTSEMYSKIHITPNEVQHWGMKGGSEIKTFDTDCGKIGILICYDVEFPEVSRIMSDEGMNILFVPFLTDTQNAYVRVKHCAQARAIENECYVAIAGCVGNLPKVNNMDIQYAQAAVFTPSDFAFPSNGIKAEATPNTEMTLIVDVDLNLLKDIHEHGSVRILKDRRHDLYEIKKLKS; from the coding sequence ATGCAGGCAAAAATCAATAAAGTAGAATTACGAAATTTAGAACTTGAAGACTATAAGCAACTCAAGAATTCTATGGTGGAATCTTACCCTGCAATGGTCGACTCGTATTGGAGGATTGAACATATTGAGAAATTACTTGATGTTTTCCCCGAAGGTCAGTTGGTGATTCTAGTAGACGGAATCGTTGTTGGATCGGCATTATCGCTGATTGTAGATGAAAAACTAGTAGACAAAAAACACAACTATCTCCAAATAGTAGGCAACTACACCTTTTCGACTCACAATAAAAACGGTGAAATTTTATACGGCATCGATGTTTTTATACATCCAAATTATCGTGGCTTACGCTTGGGCAGACGTTTATACGATGCTAGAAAAGAATTGTGCGAACAACTGAATTTAAAAGCAATTGTTTTTGCTGGCAGAATTCCAAATTATGCGCAACATGCTAAGAAACTGTCTCCCAAAAATTATATTGATAAGGTAAAACATAAAGAACTGCATGATCCTGTGCTTTCGTTTCAGTTAAGCAATGATTTTCACGTTATCCGAATCATGAAAAATTATTTGGAAGGAGATGAAGATTCTATGGAATTTGCTGTTTTGCTAGAATGGAATAATGTTTATTATGATGAAAGTCCGAAGTTAATAAATCTAGACAAAAGCATTATCCGACTTGGATTAATACAATGGCAAATGCGCCAATTGAATAATGTAGAAGCTCTTTTTGAGCAATCGGAATTTTTTATAGATGTGGTTTCTGGTTACGGAAGTGATTTTGCTTTGTTTCCAGAACTTTTCATTGCCCCGCTAATGGCCGATTACAATCATCTGTCTGAAGCCGAAGCGATACGCGAATTAGCAAGATATTCTGAACCCATTCGTAAACGTTTTCAGGAATTTGCTATTTCTTATAATATCAACATTATTACCGGAAGTATGCCTTATTTAGAAAACGGCAATTTATACAATGTTGGTTTCTTGTGTAAACGTGATGGAACATCCGAAATGTACAGCAAAATACACATAACTCCCAACGAGGTGCAACATTGGGGAATGAAAGGAGGCTCTGAAATTAAAACCTTTGATACTGATTGTGGCAAAATTGGAATTTTGATTTGTTATGATGTCGAATTCCCAGAGGTTTCGAGAATCATGTCTGATGAAGGTATGAATATCTTATTCGTTCCTTTTTTGACTGATACTCAAAATGCTTATGTTAGAGTAAAACATTGTGCTCAGGCCAGAGCTATCGAAAACGAATGCTATGTAGCAATTGCTGGTTGTGTTGGTAACTTGCCAAAGGTAAACAATATGGATATTCAGTATGCTCAGGCGGCTGTTTTTACCCCTTCGGATTTTGCATTTCCTAGCAACGGAATAAAAGCCGAAGCAACGCCTAATACTGAAATGACTTTGATTGTTGATGTTGATTTAAATTTATTGAAGGATATTCACGAACATGGTAGTGTTCGAATTTTAAAAGATCGTCGACATGATTTATATGAAATTAAAAAACTAAAATCTTGA
- a CDS encoding single-stranded DNA-binding protein encodes MSSLRNKVQLVGNVGNDPEVREFEGGKKLVNLVIATNDRFTNDKGEKVEQTEWHRLVAWGKTAEIIERYVVKGKEVAIEGKLTHRSYDDKNGEKRFITEVVITELLLLGSR; translated from the coding sequence ATGAGTTCATTAAGAAACAAAGTACAGTTAGTTGGAAACGTAGGAAACGATCCAGAAGTTAGAGAATTTGAAGGAGGTAAAAAATTAGTCAATTTAGTAATTGCTACAAATGATAGGTTTACCAATGACAAAGGCGAAAAGGTAGAGCAAACAGAATGGCATCGTCTTGTGGCTTGGGGTAAAACTGCCGAAATTATCGAGAGATATGTTGTTAAGGGAAAAGAAGTAGCTATCGAAGGAAAATTAACCCACCGAAGCTATGATGATAAAAATGGAGAAAAACGATTTATAACCGAGGTGGTTATAACCGAGCTTCTTTTATTAGGAAGCAGATAG
- a CDS encoding DUF4136 domain-containing protein, whose protein sequence is MNTRRKALFILPIMILGLLYSCGPTVKVTTDYDHSVNFSQYKTFAVYDLKALEGQMSQLNADRVTNAIRVEMINKGFKEVTSNPDLKVNAVTILKDKQQVTSNTDYYGYGGLYRPYGFWGGGMASGSTTYNTYDYVDGSLIIDIVSSKTQKLVWQGIGNTALDKRPDNPVEFINSSVKKILAGFPPGLVVK, encoded by the coding sequence ATGAATACAAGAAGAAAAGCCTTATTTATACTCCCAATAATGATATTGGGTTTACTTTACAGCTGCGGTCCAACTGTAAAAGTGACAACTGATTATGATCATTCAGTTAATTTTTCACAATACAAAACATTTGCGGTTTATGATCTAAAAGCACTAGAAGGGCAAATGAGTCAGTTAAATGCAGATCGAGTTACAAATGCAATTCGTGTAGAAATGATTAACAAAGGGTTTAAAGAAGTGACTAGTAATCCTGATTTGAAAGTTAATGCAGTTACAATTTTAAAAGATAAACAACAGGTTACATCAAATACCGACTACTATGGATATGGTGGCTTGTATCGTCCTTATGGATTTTGGGGAGGTGGTATGGCATCTGGTTCAACAACATATAATACATATGATTACGTAGATGGATCTTTGATCATAGATATTGTATCTTCAAAAACACAAAAATTAGTTTGGCAAGGAATAGGTAATACCGCACTTGATAAAAGACCTGATAACCCAGTTGAGTTTATAAACTCTTCTGTTAAGAAAATCTTAGCTGGATTCCCTCCAGGATTAGTTGTTAAATAA
- a CDS encoding aminopeptidase C, protein MYKFSMKSVFAASAFMVGVSGCFAQDVLVNSLKLNASEKSKENFKFTEVINLGTTSVKAQGSSGTCWSYSTNSFLESEMIRLGKQPVELSQIFSARNVYVDKGVNYVRMHGAITLGDGGALHDVINMYKKYGTVPREVYTGLNYGTDKNKFGEMGALIEAVLTAVVKNPNGELTPNWQKAYAAVIDSYLGKVPENFAYKGKNYTPQSFAKEVVGINPDEYIEMSSFTTSPYYQKTTMMVPDNWSLDQVYNVKVNDMTDVIDNALKKGYTVAWATDVSEKSFSWKNGVAYVPNKKFDDMSADEKANMFNGPKEEPEITAEMRQTAFDNYTTTDDHGMHIIGLAKDQSGKEYYIVKNSWGETNDYKGFLFVTKNFVKYKTTALLVNKGGIPSEIAKKLGV, encoded by the coding sequence ATGTATAAATTTTCAATGAAATCAGTATTCGCTGCATCTGCCTTTATGGTAGGAGTGAGTGGCTGTTTTGCGCAAGACGTATTAGTAAATTCACTTAAATTAAACGCTAGCGAAAAAAGCAAAGAGAACTTTAAATTTACCGAAGTAATTAACTTAGGAACAACATCAGTAAAAGCTCAAGGTTCATCTGGAACATGTTGGAGTTATTCTACAAACTCGTTTCTTGAGTCAGAAATGATTCGTTTAGGAAAGCAGCCAGTAGAATTGTCTCAAATTTTTTCTGCAAGAAATGTATATGTAGATAAAGGAGTGAATTACGTTCGTATGCACGGAGCAATTACTTTAGGTGATGGTGGTGCTTTGCATGATGTAATTAATATGTACAAAAAATACGGAACTGTACCTAGAGAAGTTTATACAGGATTAAACTACGGTACAGATAAAAATAAATTTGGAGAAATGGGAGCGCTTATCGAAGCAGTTTTAACAGCTGTGGTTAAGAATCCAAACGGAGAATTAACACCAAACTGGCAAAAAGCCTATGCTGCAGTTATTGATTCTTACTTAGGAAAAGTACCAGAAAACTTTGCTTACAAAGGGAAAAATTATACACCACAATCTTTTGCAAAAGAGGTAGTAGGAATTAATCCTGATGAATATATAGAAATGTCTTCGTTTACAACTTCTCCATATTACCAAAAAACAACCATGATGGTTCCTGACAACTGGTCATTAGATCAAGTTTATAATGTAAAAGTAAATGATATGACAGATGTTATTGACAATGCTTTGAAAAAAGGATATACAGTTGCTTGGGCTACAGATGTAAGTGAAAAAAGCTTCAGTTGGAAAAACGGAGTTGCTTATGTACCAAATAAAAAATTCGATGATATGTCTGCAGATGAAAAAGCAAACATGTTTAACGGACCAAAAGAGGAGCCAGAAATAACTGCTGAAATGCGTCAGACTGCTTTTGATAATTATACAACAACAGATGATCACGGAATGCACATTATTGGTTTAGCAAAAGATCAATCTGGTAAAGAATATTATATCGTGAAAAACTCATGGGGAGAAACAAACGACTACAAAGGCTTCTTGTTTGTGACTAAAAATTTCGTGAAGTATAAAACTACTGCACTGTTGGTAAACAAAGGTGGAATCCCATCTGAAATCGCTAAAAAATTAGGGGTTTAA
- a CDS encoding helix-turn-helix domain-containing protein translates to MSTATKPKHIGRNISRIRELKGMKQEALAIAIGTTQQSVSNIEGSEMVDDEKLQAIAEALGVSAEAIKNFSEEAVLNIIGNTLNDNSVINGNAYNCNFNPLDKVIELYERLVLAEKEKNEYLEKLLKKK, encoded by the coding sequence ATGAGCACAGCAACAAAACCAAAACATATTGGAAGAAACATAAGCCGAATCAGAGAGCTTAAAGGAATGAAACAAGAAGCACTTGCAATAGCAATTGGCACAACGCAACAATCTGTTTCTAATATTGAAGGAAGCGAAATGGTAGATGATGAAAAACTACAAGCAATTGCAGAAGCATTAGGTGTATCTGCAGAAGCTATTAAAAACTTTTCAGAAGAAGCAGTTTTAAATATTATCGGAAACACATTAAATGACAACAGCGTTATTAATGGAAACGCATATAACTGTAATTTCAACCCGCTTGATAAAGTAATAGAGCTTTACGAACGTTTGGTTTTGGCCGAAAAAGAAAAAAATGAATACTTGGAAAAACTATTAAAAAAGAAATAA
- the rseP gene encoding RIP metalloprotease RseP → MDIVIKLSQFLLSLSLLIILHELGHFIPAKLFKTRVEKFYLFFDVKFSLLKKKIGDTEYGIGWLPLGGYVKISGMIDESMDKEQMALPPQPWEFRSKPAWQRLIIMLGGVTVNFILAFIIYIGMAFVYGETYVANADIKDGLLIENPVMVKAGFKTGDKIIAIDGKKVENFDNELNMNLVMSKQVLIERNGAEQTINMPNDLVDQLSKHEKSPLVSIRMPFVIGAVIAESENTALQPKDLIISINGQPVKYYDEVRAILENNKGKTVPATVLRNQKEIPVNLIVSKDGKLGVNTGGLGMDSLEKLGYYKVSTKEFSFLESIPVGIEKGKDQLVGYGKQLKMIFNPETKAYKQVGGFAAIYNIFPSTWSWEVFWSITALLSIMLGVMNLLPIPALDGGHVMFLLYEIISGKKPSDKFLENAQMVGFVLLITLLLFANGNDIYKAIVGK, encoded by the coding sequence ATGGATATAGTTATCAAGCTTTCTCAATTTTTATTGAGTTTATCATTACTTATTATTCTTCACGAATTAGGGCATTTTATCCCTGCAAAACTATTTAAAACAAGAGTCGAAAAATTCTATTTGTTTTTTGATGTGAAATTTTCTCTTCTAAAAAAGAAAATCGGAGATACCGAATACGGAATCGGATGGTTACCTCTAGGTGGTTATGTAAAAATCTCTGGAATGATCGACGAAAGTATGGACAAGGAACAAATGGCTTTACCGCCACAACCTTGGGAGTTCCGCTCTAAACCAGCTTGGCAACGTTTAATCATTATGCTTGGTGGAGTTACTGTAAACTTTATCCTTGCATTCATTATATATATAGGAATGGCTTTTGTTTATGGCGAAACCTATGTTGCTAATGCCGATATAAAAGACGGTCTTTTGATTGAAAACCCAGTTATGGTTAAAGCTGGTTTTAAAACAGGCGACAAAATCATTGCTATCGATGGTAAAAAAGTAGAGAACTTTGACAATGAGCTAAACATGAACTTAGTTATGTCAAAACAAGTACTTATTGAAAGAAATGGAGCTGAACAAACTATCAATATGCCTAATGATCTTGTTGACCAATTATCGAAACATGAAAAAAGTCCGCTTGTTTCTATAAGAATGCCATTTGTAATTGGAGCTGTTATAGCTGAGTCTGAAAATACTGCTTTGCAACCAAAAGATTTAATTATTTCTATCAATGGACAACCGGTAAAATATTATGATGAAGTAAGAGCCATCCTAGAAAACAACAAAGGAAAAACTGTTCCTGCAACTGTTTTAAGAAATCAAAAAGAAATTCCAGTTAACCTTATTGTATCTAAAGATGGTAAACTCGGTGTAAATACTGGTGGATTAGGAATGGACTCATTAGAGAAATTAGGTTACTATAAAGTAAGTACTAAAGAATTTAGTTTCCTTGAATCGATTCCTGTTGGAATTGAAAAAGGGAAAGATCAATTAGTAGGTTATGGTAAACAATTAAAAATGATTTTTAATCCAGAAACAAAAGCATACAAACAAGTAGGAGGTTTTGCTGCTATTTACAACATTTTTCCTAGTACTTGGAGTTGGGAAGTGTTCTGGTCTATCACTGCACTTTTATCAATTATGCTTGGAGTTATGAATTTATTACCTATTCCGGCACTAGATGGTGGCCATGTGATGTTTTTATTATACGAAATCATTAGTGGCAAAAAACCAAGCGATAAATTCCTTGAAAATGCACAAATGGTTGGGTTTGTTTTACTTATAACATTGCTTTTGTTTGCTAACGGTAACGATATTTATAAAGCAATTGTTGGGAAGTAA
- a CDS encoding CPBP family glutamic-type intramembrane protease, whose product MIYKSEVLSKKNIAYLFIYLILALVFILGIELVRYLLDIKDPDSNKLKDAFLSNFTFAFFSAVILSPIIEEVGFRLSLKRNKHYWLSIVFCLVFLLSTNFMVTKIICLLYIGITILHQFNNKTNLIKDIAIVLSVLTFLCVHFDNYNENELRALGSLDLLMLFLPQFVIGLIITKIRLQTCFLNSIIFHSFYNFFILSLALLFNY is encoded by the coding sequence ATGATTTATAAATCGGAAGTTTTATCAAAAAAAAATATTGCATACCTATTTATATATTTAATTTTAGCCTTAGTATTTATATTAGGAATAGAATTAGTGAGGTATTTGCTAGATATTAAAGATCCTGATAGTAATAAGCTAAAAGATGCTTTTCTGTCTAATTTTACTTTTGCTTTTTTTAGTGCTGTAATTTTAAGTCCAATAATAGAAGAAGTCGGTTTTAGGCTTTCATTAAAAAGAAATAAACATTATTGGTTAAGTATTGTTTTTTGTTTGGTGTTTCTCTTATCAACTAATTTTATGGTAACAAAAATTATTTGTTTACTATACATTGGGATTACAATTTTGCATCAATTTAATAATAAAACGAATCTAATTAAAGATATTGCTATTGTCTTGTCTGTACTCACATTTTTGTGCGTGCATTTTGATAATTACAACGAGAACGAATTAAGAGCTTTAGGTAGTTTAGATCTTTTAATGCTTTTTCTTCCTCAATTTGTTATAGGTTTGATAATAACTAAAATAAGGTTACAAACATGTTTTTTGAATTCGATTATCTTTCATTCATTCTATAATTTTTTTATTTTGTCATTAGCATTATTATTTAATTATTAA
- a CDS encoding class IIb bacteriocin, lactobin A/cerein 7B family: MKTIELKELSQKELIEIEGGFGPMYYAIVGIWSLGVSYGYLTNI; this comes from the coding sequence ATGAAAACAATCGAATTAAAAGAGTTGAGTCAAAAGGAATTAATTGAAATTGAGGGAGGTTTTGGACCAATGTATTATGCCATTGTTGGTATATGGTCTTTAGGTGTTAGCTATGGCTATCTAACTAATATATAA
- a CDS encoding HlyD family secretion protein yields MNFSSDPINTLENLIARNKTKSISIYLILVLAIIVFLVLLPIIKVDISSQSRGIIRSKTDNVPVATIVSGRVTWLALKNNTVVQKGDTLIKISKQKLESDKKTQDTLSSSVLVLLKDITYLLQNKSSHILTSTAREDLFKFQARKNELQSKVSQAEINHTRNINLYDKDIIAKGEYEKYEYELRFANQALQSYITQQKATWENQKRDLEERLKNLNGTVDKINIESTNYFVLAPISGTVENFSGIQVGSYINASQSIASISAIDFLIVENNVSPNDIGLIQKNQKVKFQLDAFNYNQWGLLEGKVIDIDRNITMQGEQAFFKVRCALNSTAMQLQSGYKTNVSKGMTLTTRYIITRRSLFDLLFDKIDDWLNPKQLENSN; encoded by the coding sequence ATGAACTTCAGTTCAGATCCAATAAATACCCTTGAAAATCTCATTGCAAGAAACAAAACCAAAAGTATATCCATATACTTAATACTCGTTTTGGCAATTATTGTTTTTTTAGTTTTGCTACCCATTATAAAAGTTGATATTAGCAGTCAGAGTCGTGGTATCATACGTAGTAAAACCGATAATGTACCTGTTGCAACAATTGTAAGTGGTCGGGTTACTTGGTTGGCTTTAAAAAATAATACTGTTGTACAAAAAGGTGACACACTTATTAAAATATCCAAGCAAAAACTGGAAAGTGATAAAAAAACGCAGGATACCTTATCCAGCTCCGTTTTGGTACTACTTAAAGATATCACTTATCTATTGCAAAACAAATCCTCTCATATACTAACATCTACTGCTCGAGAAGATCTATTTAAATTTCAAGCACGCAAAAATGAGTTACAAAGTAAAGTCTCACAAGCGGAAATTAATCATACTCGAAACATAAACTTGTATGATAAAGATATTATTGCAAAAGGCGAATATGAAAAATACGAATATGAATTGCGTTTTGCCAATCAAGCATTACAAAGTTACATAACCCAACAAAAAGCAACTTGGGAAAATCAAAAAAGAGATTTAGAAGAACGATTAAAAAACTTGAATGGCACAGTTGATAAAATAAATATAGAGTCAACTAATTATTTTGTTTTAGCTCCTATTTCAGGTACTGTCGAAAATTTTTCTGGTATTCAGGTAGGTTCTTATATTAATGCTTCTCAGTCCATCGCATCAATCTCGGCAATTGATTTTCTTATTGTAGAGAATAACGTTTCACCAAATGACATCGGACTTATACAAAAAAATCAAAAAGTAAAATTTCAATTAGACGCCTTTAATTACAATCAGTGGGGATTATTAGAAGGAAAAGTAATTGATATCGATCGAAATATAACAATGCAAGGCGAGCAAGCCTTTTTTAAAGTACGTTGCGCATTGAACTCGACAGCTATGCAATTACAATCTGGTTATAAAACCAATGTTTCGAAAGGAATGACATTAACAACAAGGTATATCATTACACGCCGTAGTCTATTCGATTTACTATTTGATAAAATCGATGATTGGCTTAATCCAAAACAATTAGAAAATAGTAATTAA
- a CDS encoding peptidase domain-containing ABC transporter, producing the protein MSSIKIKQHDIKDCGAACLASIGNHFKVNLPIARIRQYANTDKRGTNVLGIIEAAEKMGFTAKGVKGGMDSLDKIPLPTIAHVITKEQLHHYVVIYKVEKLKITVMDPGLGKMESYTLEDFKETWSGVLILFAPNDDFKTYNEKTSPIIRFWQLIQPHKTILIQALVGAILFTVLGLAMSIYIQKITDYVLVDGNRNLLNLLSISMIAIIVLQAYIGSKKSVFVMKTGQLIDAKLILGYYKHLFHLPQRFFDTMQIGEITSRINDAVKIRSFINDVAIEMIVNIFIVIFSFALMFTYYWKLALVILLVIPFYVAIYFVLNKFNKKVERNIMENGAELQTQLVESVTHIRTVKEFGIEEFSNLKTENKFVKLLFTTYKSGLNSIFANTSTQFLASIFTVILMWIGSGYVIDRAITPGELFSFYALIGYFTSPVASLIGMNKTAQNAMIVADRLFEIMDLEREETENKIELQRENIGDVKFENVSFRYGSRVEVFKNFNAVFKQNETTAIVGESGSGKTTLISLLQNLYPIKEGKIYIGEYDTQFIHYQSLRNYVGVIPQQLNLFSGNIIENIALGDSFPNIQRVIDLAKQLGITEFVEKLPNGFETQIGENGTMLSGGQKQRIAIARALYKNPEILLMDEATSSLDTNSEKIVQHVINDFKSQGKIVIVIAHRLSTIANANTILVMKDGIIVESGNHNSLLESKGEYYNLWNKQNLF; encoded by the coding sequence ATGTCTTCAATTAAAATAAAGCAACATGATATTAAAGATTGTGGTGCGGCTTGTTTGGCTTCTATAGGAAATCATTTCAAAGTCAATCTTCCTATAGCCAGAATTCGTCAGTATGCAAATACCGATAAAAGAGGTACAAATGTATTAGGTATTATTGAAGCTGCTGAAAAAATGGGTTTTACTGCCAAAGGAGTTAAAGGCGGTATGGATTCTTTAGACAAAATACCACTTCCTACTATTGCTCATGTAATTACAAAAGAACAATTGCATCATTATGTAGTTATTTATAAAGTTGAAAAGTTAAAAATAACTGTTATGGATCCTGGCTTAGGAAAAATGGAAAGTTATACTTTAGAAGACTTTAAAGAAACATGGTCGGGAGTATTAATTCTTTTTGCTCCTAATGACGATTTCAAAACGTACAATGAAAAGACTTCTCCTATAATACGTTTTTGGCAATTAATACAGCCACACAAAACGATTTTAATACAAGCATTAGTTGGTGCAATTTTATTTACAGTTTTAGGATTAGCAATGTCTATTTACATTCAAAAAATAACTGATTATGTTTTAGTGGATGGTAATAGAAATTTACTCAATTTATTAAGTATCTCTATGATTGCAATAATAGTATTGCAAGCCTACATTGGTTCGAAGAAAAGTGTCTTTGTAATGAAAACAGGGCAATTAATAGATGCTAAATTAATACTTGGATATTATAAACATTTGTTTCATCTGCCACAGCGCTTTTTTGATACTATGCAAATTGGCGAAATTACATCAAGAATAAATGATGCTGTGAAAATCCGGTCGTTTATAAATGATGTTGCTATCGAAATGATTGTAAATATTTTTATAGTAATTTTTTCATTTGCACTAATGTTCACGTATTACTGGAAATTGGCTCTAGTTATTTTACTTGTAATTCCTTTTTATGTAGCAATCTATTTTGTTCTAAACAAATTCAATAAAAAAGTAGAACGGAATATTATGGAAAATGGTGCTGAACTACAAACGCAATTAGTTGAGAGTGTTACCCATATAAGAACCGTTAAAGAATTTGGTATTGAAGAATTTTCAAATTTAAAAACGGAGAACAAATTTGTAAAATTACTGTTCACAACATATAAATCAGGATTGAATAGCATTTTTGCAAATACTTCTACCCAATTTTTGGCTTCTATATTTACTGTTATTCTTATGTGGATTGGCTCAGGCTATGTCATAGATAGAGCTATTACTCCAGGGGAGTTATTCTCGTTTTATGCTTTAATTGGATATTTTACATCGCCTGTTGCTTCTTTGATAGGCATGAACAAAACGGCTCAAAATGCTATGATTGTAGCCGATAGACTTTTTGAGATAATGGATTTAGAACGTGAAGAAACAGAAAATAAAATTGAGTTACAAAGAGAAAATATAGGAGATGTAAAATTCGAAAATGTTTCTTTTCGCTATGGGTCTCGAGTTGAAGTTTTTAAAAACTTTAATGCTGTATTCAAACAAAATGAAACAACTGCCATTGTTGGTGAAAGTGGAAGTGGCAAAACTACATTAATCTCCTTGCTCCAAAATTTGTATCCTATAAAAGAAGGGAAAATTTATATTGGAGAATATGACACACAATTTATCCATTATCAAAGTTTGAGAAATTATGTAGGTGTAATTCCACAACAGCTTAATTTGTTTTCTGGAAATATCATAGAAAACATTGCCCTAGGAGATTCTTTTCCAAACATTCAGCGTGTTATAGATTTAGCGAAACAACTAGGAATAACAGAATTTGTAGAAAAATTACCCAATGGTTTTGAAACTCAAATAGGTGAAAATGGGACTATGCTTTCCGGCGGACAGAAACAGCGCATTGCCATTGCAAGAGCTTTATATAAAAATCCAGAAATTTTATTAATGGATGAAGCAACGTCATCATTAGATACTAACTCTGAAAAAATTGTACAACATGTTATTAATGATTTTAAATCACAAGGAAAAATAGTTATTGTGATTGCTCATAGATTAAGTACGATTGCTAATGCCAATACAATTCTAGTTATGAAAGACGGAATTATTGTTGAATCAGGAAATCACAACAGCTTATTAGAATCAAAAGGCGAGTATTATAATCTATGGAACAAGCAAAATCTATTCTAA
- a CDS encoding NADH:flavin oxidoreductase/NADH oxidase yields the protein MASVLFSPLTIKKITLKNRIVISPMCQYSAVDGFANDWHLVHLGARATGGSGLIIQEATAVSPEARISPADLGLWNDEQIEKLKVINQFIVSQNAIPGIQIAHAGRKASVSPPWEGNKKLDIAQGGWQTVAPSTVGYHDNETAPVALDKAGIQKVISDFKATTKRAVVAGYQVLEIHGAHGYLLHQFLSPLSNFRTDEYGGSFENRIRLTLEIVDAVQLEWPADLPLFVRISATDWAEGGWSVEESVQLSKILKDKGVDVVDVSSGGLVSHQKITLGPNYQVPFAERIKKETGVLTGAVGLITEATQAEAILNSGQADLILFARESLRDPNLGLHFASDLNSDIQWPKQYERAKI from the coding sequence ATGGCATCAGTATTATTTTCTCCACTTACTATAAAAAAAATCACTTTAAAGAACAGAATCGTTATTTCGCCCATGTGTCAATACTCAGCTGTTGATGGCTTTGCTAATGATTGGCATTTGGTACATTTAGGAGCTCGTGCCACTGGTGGTTCGGGACTAATCATCCAGGAGGCAACTGCGGTTTCGCCCGAAGCAAGAATCTCACCTGCAGATTTAGGGTTGTGGAATGATGAGCAAATTGAAAAATTAAAAGTAATTAATCAGTTTATAGTTTCTCAAAATGCAATTCCAGGAATTCAGATTGCGCACGCAGGAAGAAAAGCAAGTGTTTCTCCTCCTTGGGAAGGAAATAAAAAGCTAGACATCGCTCAAGGCGGATGGCAAACAGTTGCACCAAGTACCGTTGGTTATCACGATAACGAAACAGCACCAGTAGCATTGGATAAAGCTGGGATTCAAAAAGTAATTAGTGATTTTAAAGCTACTACCAAAAGAGCTGTTGTAGCAGGATATCAGGTTTTAGAAATTCATGGAGCACATGGGTATTTGTTACATCAATTTTTGTCACCATTGTCTAATTTTAGAACAGACGAATATGGAGGGAGTTTTGAAAACAGAATCCGACTTACTCTTGAAATTGTAGATGCAGTTCAATTAGAATGGCCTGCTGATTTGCCTTTGTTTGTTCGTATTTCGGCAACCGATTGGGCAGAAGGAGGATGGAGTGTCGAAGAATCAGTTCAACTTTCGAAGATTCTAAAAGATAAAGGAGTAGATGTTGTAGATGTTTCTTCAGGGGGTTTGGTTTCTCACCAAAAAATTACATTAGGTCCCAATTATCAAGTTCCTTTTGCAGAAAGAATTAAAAAAGAAACAGGAGTCTTAACAGGTGCAGTTGGTTTAATTACAGAAGCAACTCAAGCTGAAGCTATTTTAAATTCAGGTCAAGCTGATTTGATTTTGTTTGCTCGTGAATCTCTTCGTGATCCAAATTTAGGATTGCATTTTGCATCGGACTTAAACTCAGATATTCAATGGCCGAAACAATACGAAAGAGCAAAAATCTGA